The Cyanobacteriota bacterium nucleotide sequence TAGATTATGTTCTTGGAATGTCAATGGCATTCGTGCCGTCGCCAAGAAGGGCTTTCTTGATTGGCTTAAAAATAGCGATTTTGATATAGTCTGCTTGCAAGAAACCAAAGCTCATAGAGATCAGCTTGAGTCTGAGCTAACTGAAATAGAGAACTATCCATTCATTCAATACAACAGTGCAGTGCGCAAGGGCTATAGTAGTGTGGCTAGCTTTGCAAAAGAACAAGCACTAGAATTTAATTTTGGTTTTGAGTTTGAGCGTTTTAAAGAAAGCCCTGTTGAAATTGAATCACTGGATCAAGGCAAAAAAGAAACTAGTCTCACTTTTAAAGGAGTTAATGAAATCCTGAGTCCGCAGAATCTATATACTGAGCTAAGTACAGTGGATTTACTTGATAGATTGACTGGAGCCACAAGACTCAGTGAAACTAAGCTCAAAGAACAAATCGAGGCTTTTAATGCTGAGGGAAGAGTTATAGAAAGTACGCATAAACTCGGCAAAGATAATTATACACTGTTTAATATTTATTTCCCTAATGGTGGTGCAAGTACAGAGCGGCTTAAATTCAAATTAGATTTTTATGAGAGTTTTTTACTGTATATTCAAGAGCTAAAACAAACTCAGCCCAATATTATTATCACTGGT carries:
- a CDS encoding exodeoxyribonuclease III; this encodes MHKTIRLCSWNVNGIRAVAKKGFLDWLKNSDFDIVCLQETKAHRDQLESELTEIENYPFIQYNSAVRKGYSSVASFAKEQALEFNFGFEFERFKESPVEIESLDQGKKETSLTFKGVNEILSPQNLYTELSTVDLLDRLTGATRLSETKLKEQIEAFNAEGRVIESTHKLGKDNYTLFNIYFPNGGASTERLKFKLDFYESFLLYIQELKQTQPNIIITGDYNTAHQAIDLARPKENSNISGFMPIERIYLDRLEALGFTDSFRYLNPDVAENYSWWSFRTAARERNIGWRIDYFFVSEALLPRLKAAQIHAGVLGSDHCPVSIELEVA